In Chitinophaga nivalis, a single genomic region encodes these proteins:
- a CDS encoding VPA1262 family N-terminal domain-containing protein, which yields MDLLEEIMPFYTKAMRTAIVAEDVVTKKWYHVFSVIELLPEEFLPYKIPDQTWYKYRTIRPKLEGKWDIYKLNLVVEEMADVGKAIEYFKNPLQQGKAVDITDHFINGKFSMEPAGASPLVLPSNIYTTEGVGAILPKRDSGLLVWTQIDTDRVVQQKFQQTTGKEKEIISKLTSEWLGFDLFTFPEHIGNMYLSLPNPYFRKLNFTHQSNPEGIIYNLLLRQGIKNELLSIHITDWHGDEIAFDGTFDINEKIGFLNLPHKPGMIETRVYNKSKHLIAMLPKAAFIHRINFGVSIGHSKLKINREGENPVIIQKYSTEQTVKVGDAEQLNETYYFKTGEKSRQFQRHQRRNEFHFFAAGQTEVDKVETKTKARKIVKEIINQAKDSCYLVDPYFMVNDLIEYAYQIKNISVTLRILNCKGKDFVNKEEAQKLYDAIEEYNKKPYQKIECKMLMGSTLHDRFIITDTNAYFLGTSFAEIGKRAGCIGKIPNSSDLQVVDQVEKWFWKESVTLMEYINSKEL from the coding sequence ATGGATTTGCTCGAAGAAATAATGCCGTTTTACACAAAGGCAATGAGAACAGCGATCGTTGCAGAAGATGTAGTGACAAAGAAGTGGTACCATGTCTTTTCTGTAATTGAACTTTTGCCGGAGGAATTTCTACCTTATAAAATTCCAGACCAGACTTGGTATAAATATAGAACTATTAGACCGAAATTGGAAGGGAAATGGGATATCTACAAGCTTAACCTGGTGGTGGAAGAAATGGCTGATGTTGGTAAAGCCATCGAGTATTTTAAGAACCCTTTACAGCAAGGTAAAGCGGTAGATATTACCGATCATTTTATAAACGGGAAGTTCTCGATGGAGCCTGCGGGAGCCTCCCCTTTAGTTTTGCCCTCCAATATTTATACTACCGAGGGGGTCGGCGCAATCTTGCCCAAAAGAGATTCTGGCCTTTTAGTATGGACGCAAATTGATACAGATAGGGTGGTGCAGCAGAAGTTTCAACAAACAACCGGCAAGGAAAAGGAAATAATTAGTAAACTTACCTCTGAGTGGCTGGGTTTTGATCTCTTTACCTTTCCTGAGCATATAGGCAATATGTATCTATCGTTGCCTAATCCCTACTTTAGAAAACTGAATTTTACACATCAATCTAACCCGGAAGGTATCATCTACAATTTATTGCTGCGGCAAGGAATCAAGAACGAGCTGCTCTCTATCCATATTACTGATTGGCATGGCGATGAAATTGCTTTTGATGGGACCTTCGATATCAACGAGAAAATTGGCTTTTTGAATTTGCCGCATAAACCGGGAATGATCGAAACAAGGGTCTATAATAAAAGTAAACATTTGATTGCTATGCTGCCAAAGGCGGCTTTCATACATCGTATCAACTTCGGCGTATCGATTGGGCACTCTAAACTTAAAATCAACAGAGAGGGAGAAAACCCGGTTATCATTCAAAAATATTCAACTGAACAAACCGTGAAGGTGGGAGATGCTGAGCAACTGAACGAAACTTACTATTTTAAAACAGGAGAAAAAAGCAGGCAGTTTCAGAGGCATCAGAGAAGGAATGAATTTCATTTTTTTGCTGCTGGCCAAACTGAGGTAGATAAAGTTGAAACCAAGACGAAAGCACGAAAGATCGTTAAGGAAATTATCAACCAAGCAAAGGATAGTTGCTACTTGGTGGATCCCTATTTCATGGTAAATGATTTGATTGAATACGCCTATCAAATAAAAAATATATCGGTCACCTTGCGGATCCTTAATTGTAAAGGCAAAGACTTTGTTAATAAGGAGGAAGCTCAGAAATTATATGACGCCATAGAGGAGTATAACAAAAAGCCTTATCAAAAAATAGAATGTAAAATGCTTATGGGATCTACCCTACATGATCGTTTTATTATTACCGATACCAATGCTTATTTTCTGGGAACCTCTTTCGCTGAAATCGGCAAACGAGCCGGCTGTATTGGGAAAATTCCAAATTCGAGTGATCTGCAGGTTGTAGATCAGGTAGAAAAGTGGTTTTGGAAGGAAAGCGTGACTTTAATGGAGTATATTAATAGCAAGGAATTATGA